Proteins from one Bradyrhizobium roseum genomic window:
- a CDS encoding ATP-binding protein produces the protein MAIEDSSSSFFAPWPDRLRHSAIILLAAGLALCALVLLADLSLARAVAVFICIAAAALVPWRLHHVAVSRDDARAVSPVESAAVRAVVAGMPDPAVLLDRAGRVLHLNAAAAQLAPALRKNELAQFALRSPEIITALREAIATTEPRRATYLDQVPVDRWMELIITPVPVPTLFGGTEKCMLMTFHDQTPLRRVEEMRADFVANASHELRTPLAALSGFIDTLQGPAKEDAKARERFLGIMHTQATRMARLIDDLLSLSRVELSAHVRPDVSVDIVPIIRQVADGLEPLARERQVEIEIDLPAEPVTIAGDREELLRLFENLIENALKYGASGGRVIVSLTRATSSEGAPEIRIKVRDFGPGIAPEHLPRLTERFYRVDVGDSRAQGGTGLGLSLVKHILIRHRGRLLIESVPKNGATFSACFPQPKPVS, from the coding sequence ATGGCGATCGAAGATTCCAGTTCCTCCTTCTTTGCTCCGTGGCCGGACCGGTTGCGGCATTCGGCCATCATCCTGCTCGCCGCGGGCCTTGCGCTGTGCGCGCTCGTACTGCTGGCCGATCTCTCGCTGGCGCGCGCGGTGGCAGTATTCATCTGCATCGCCGCCGCCGCGCTGGTGCCGTGGCGGCTGCACCATGTGGCGGTCTCCCGTGACGACGCCCGCGCCGTCAGCCCCGTGGAGTCCGCGGCCGTCCGCGCCGTCGTCGCCGGCATGCCCGATCCAGCCGTGCTGCTCGACCGTGCTGGCCGTGTCCTGCACCTCAATGCCGCGGCAGCCCAGCTTGCGCCGGCCTTGCGCAAGAACGAATTGGCGCAGTTCGCGCTGCGCTCGCCGGAGATCATCACCGCGCTGCGCGAGGCGATCGCGACCACCGAGCCGCGCCGGGCGACCTATCTCGACCAGGTGCCCGTCGACCGGTGGATGGAATTGATCATCACGCCGGTGCCGGTGCCGACGCTGTTCGGCGGCACCGAGAAATGCATGCTGATGACCTTCCACGACCAGACGCCGCTGCGTCGGGTGGAGGAAATGCGCGCCGACTTCGTCGCCAACGCCAGCCATGAGCTGCGCACGCCGCTGGCGGCGTTGTCCGGCTTCATCGATACGCTGCAGGGTCCCGCCAAGGAAGACGCCAAGGCGCGAGAACGCTTCCTCGGCATCATGCACACCCAGGCAACGCGGATGGCGCGGTTGATCGACGATCTGCTGTCATTGTCGCGGGTCGAATTGTCGGCCCATGTCCGGCCCGACGTGTCGGTCGATATCGTGCCGATCATCCGCCAGGTTGCCGACGGCCTGGAGCCGCTGGCCAGGGAACGCCAGGTCGAGATCGAGATCGACCTGCCGGCCGAGCCCGTGACGATCGCGGGTGACCGCGAGGAACTGCTGCGGCTGTTCGAGAACCTGATCGAGAACGCGCTCAAATACGGCGCGTCGGGCGGGCGGGTGATCGTCTCCCTGACCCGGGCCACTTCCAGCGAAGGCGCGCCGGAAATCCGCATCAAGGTCCGGGATTTCGGCCCCGGCATCGCGCCCGAGCACCTGCCGCGGCTGACCGAGCGCTTCTACCGGGTCGATGTCGGCGACAGCCGCGCACAGGGTGGAACCGGGCTCGGTTTATCTCTGGTGAAACATATCCTTATCCGCCACAGGGGCCGGCTCCTGATCGAAAGCGTGCCGAAAAACGGTGCGACTTTTTCCGCATGTTTTCCCCAGCCGAAACCCGTTTCTTGA
- a CDS encoding lysylphosphatidylglycerol synthase domain-containing protein: MLEAIRRTVSFLRQKQVLHKLGLLISVAVIAVACYVLYHMLRGIDTNEVIDAIKRTEPRQIALAALFVAAGYFTLTFYDWFAVRAIGHGHIPYRVNALAAFTSYSIGHNVGASVFTGGAVRYRIYSAWGLNAIDVAKICFLAGLTFWLGNAAVLGLGIAYHPEAAASIDQLPVWLNRLAAFGILLGLVGYVAWVWVQPRGVGRGPWTVTLPGGPLTLLQIAIGIVDLGFCALAMYMLVPDEPQLGFIVVAVIFVSATLLGFASHSPGGLGVFDAAMLVGLWQMDREDLLAGMLLFRVLYYIGPFVISVILLTLREIIIGMRSKRLRKPAHGADAEPARHEAAVYVRERGDTGT; this comes from the coding sequence ATGCTGGAAGCCATACGCAGGACGGTATCGTTTCTGCGCCAGAAGCAGGTCCTGCACAAGCTCGGGCTCTTGATCAGCGTCGCGGTGATCGCCGTTGCGTGCTACGTGCTCTATCACATGCTCCGCGGCATCGACACCAACGAGGTGATCGACGCCATCAAGCGCACCGAGCCGCGCCAGATCGCGCTGGCGGCGCTGTTCGTGGCGGCCGGCTATTTCACCCTCACCTTCTACGACTGGTTCGCGGTCCGCGCGATCGGCCATGGCCACATTCCCTACCGCGTCAATGCGCTGGCCGCCTTCACTTCCTATTCGATCGGCCACAATGTCGGCGCCAGCGTCTTCACCGGCGGCGCGGTGCGCTACCGGATCTATTCGGCCTGGGGGCTGAATGCGATCGACGTCGCCAAGATCTGTTTTCTCGCCGGGCTCACCTTCTGGCTCGGCAATGCCGCCGTACTCGGGCTCGGTATCGCCTATCACCCGGAAGCCGCGGCCTCGATCGATCAGCTCCCGGTCTGGCTCAACCGGCTGGCGGCGTTCGGTATCCTGCTCGGACTGGTCGGCTACGTGGCCTGGGTTTGGGTCCAGCCGCGCGGGGTCGGCCGCGGACCGTGGACGGTCACGCTGCCCGGCGGTCCGCTGACGCTGTTGCAGATCGCCATCGGCATCGTCGATCTCGGGTTCTGCGCGCTGGCGATGTATATGCTGGTGCCGGACGAGCCCCAACTCGGCTTTATCGTGGTGGCGGTGATTTTCGTTTCCGCCACGCTGTTGGGATTCGCCAGCCATTCGCCGGGCGGGCTCGGCGTTTTCGACGCCGCGATGCTGGTCGGATTGTGGCAGATGGACCGGGAAGACCTGCTCGCCGGCATGCTGCTGTTCCGCGTCCTGTATTATATCGGACCCTTTGTCATATCTGTAATCTTGCTGACGCTTAGAGAGATTATCATCGGAATGCGATCGAAGCGCCTGCGCAAGCCGGCGCATGGTGCCGATGCCGAGCCGGCGAGGCATGAGGCCGCCGTCTATGTGCGCGAACGCGGCGACACGGGCACCTGA
- a CDS encoding OmpA family protein, whose product MRGLSRWSGKWWLGVIPLVIFWAIAAWTSTDPLEADLAQRSTAALKDAILDKRRITVAGRDVTLAADAFAEDGRQRVVAAVEAVPGVRLVNDETRLVPEAKPFVWSAERDVLRVTLSGSSPLPAIKGRLMEAARANLGGVEVVDRMGLSRGAPPRFDNAALLLLDQIGKLKDGKITLSDNQVSLSGMARELGGREAIAAALKNLPEGFSVAANDVKAPPYIFQAYKDPVAVTLTLTGNAPDSNAHAALVAAAGRKFFREKVVDNLKESVGAPAGFASAVVPALGALSRLSTGTLVVSDREVKLSGDALYEAAAGQIRAGLGKDFPQGWQFKPEISIRPAAAPVDATVCQQLFSDLLGKARIRFESGKADIVADSAGLIDRLIETALRCPTANIEISGHTDTDGDEAANQALSEKRAQAVADYLVNAGLPANRFSAVGYGATQPIAGNDTDQGKAQNRRIDFVVK is encoded by the coding sequence ATGCGCGGACTATCCAGGTGGAGCGGCAAATGGTGGCTGGGCGTCATTCCGTTGGTCATATTTTGGGCTATCGCGGCCTGGACCAGCACCGACCCGCTTGAAGCCGACCTGGCACAGCGTTCGACCGCGGCGCTCAAGGACGCGATCCTCGACAAGCGGCGGATCACGGTCGCGGGCCGCGACGTGACGCTGGCCGCGGATGCTTTCGCAGAAGATGGCCGGCAGAGGGTCGTCGCGGCGGTGGAAGCCGTCCCGGGCGTACGGCTGGTCAACGATGAAACGAGGCTCGTTCCGGAAGCAAAGCCGTTCGTCTGGTCGGCCGAACGCGACGTGCTGCGGGTGACGCTCTCGGGCAGTTCGCCGCTGCCGGCGATCAAGGGCCGCCTGATGGAGGCGGCGCGCGCCAACCTCGGCGGCGTCGAAGTGGTGGACCGGATGGGGCTGTCGCGCGGAGCGCCGCCGCGTTTCGACAATGCCGCGCTGCTGCTGCTCGATCAGATCGGCAAGCTGAAGGATGGCAAGATCACCCTGTCCGACAACCAGGTCAGCCTGTCCGGCATGGCGCGCGAACTCGGTGGCCGCGAAGCCATCGCCGCAGCGCTGAAAAACCTGCCCGAGGGCTTTTCGGTGGCGGCCAACGATGTCAAGGCGCCGCCTTACATCTTCCAGGCCTACAAGGATCCAGTCGCGGTGACGCTGACGCTGACCGGCAATGCGCCCGACAGCAACGCCCACGCCGCGCTGGTGGCCGCGGCCGGACGCAAGTTCTTCAGGGAAAAGGTCGTTGACAACCTCAAGGAGAGCGTCGGCGCCCCGGCAGGGTTTGCCAGCGCGGTGGTGCCAGCGCTCGGCGCGTTGTCGCGGCTGTCGACCGGCACGCTCGTGGTCTCCGACCGGGAGGTCAAGCTGTCGGGCGATGCGCTTTATGAAGCCGCCGCCGGCCAGATCCGCGCCGGCCTCGGCAAGGACTTTCCGCAGGGCTGGCAGTTCAAGCCTGAAATTTCGATCAGGCCGGCCGCGGCGCCGGTGGATGCGACGGTTTGCCAGCAATTATTCAGCGATCTGCTCGGCAAGGCCCGGATCCGCTTCGAATCCGGCAAGGCCGACATCGTCGCGGATTCCGCCGGCCTGATCGACCGCCTGATCGAAACCGCGTTGCGCTGTCCGACCGCCAACATCGAGATATCGGGACACACCGACACCGATGGCGATGAGGCGGCCAACCAGGCGCTGTCCGAGAAGCGTGCCCAGGCCGTCGCCGACTACCTGGTCAATGCGGGGCTGCCGGCCAACCGGTTCAGCGCGGTCGGCTATGGCGCCACGCAGCCGATCGCGGGCAACGATACCGACCAGGGCAAGGCGCAGAACCGCCGTATCGATTTCGTGGTGAAGTGA
- a CDS encoding polysaccharide deacetylase family protein gives MKLLRNTVIRAGLEALYFSGAHYLLRPIFAGVGVIFMLHHVRPRRDGAFQPNHHLEVEPEFLRAMLAHLRSLDIDIVTMDEVHQRLQARDFSRRFACFTLDDGYRDNRDFALPVMREFDAPITVYVTSDFAEGTGRLWWVALERVVATASAIEVPISGVKTRLDAATPAAKQAAFDRAHDWLRALPTEHDMQREISALCARHEVDETAIARELCLSWEELKAFAADPLVTIGAHTVTHCNLARLSEETASFELATSRARIEAALQRPVLHLAYPYGDRVAAGPREFRLAQTAGFKTAVTTRPGMVFPESAGHMAALQRVSLNGNYQDARILPVLTSGAATAMWNGFRRIDAA, from the coding sequence ATGAAACTGCTTCGCAACACCGTCATCCGCGCCGGACTGGAAGCGCTGTACTTCTCCGGGGCGCATTACCTGCTGCGACCAATCTTCGCAGGCGTCGGCGTCATCTTCATGCTGCACCACGTTCGCCCGCGGCGCGACGGCGCGTTTCAGCCCAACCATCACCTCGAGGTCGAGCCGGAGTTCCTGCGCGCGATGCTGGCGCATCTTCGCAGCCTGGATATCGACATCGTCACCATGGACGAGGTTCATCAGCGGCTGCAGGCGCGCGATTTCTCGCGGCGCTTCGCCTGCTTCACGCTCGACGACGGCTATCGCGACAACCGCGACTTCGCGCTGCCGGTGATGCGCGAATTTGACGCGCCCATAACCGTCTACGTCACGAGCGATTTCGCCGAAGGCACCGGCCGGTTGTGGTGGGTCGCGCTCGAGCGGGTGGTCGCGACGGCGTCAGCAATCGAGGTCCCGATATCAGGCGTCAAGACCCGCCTCGACGCCGCGACGCCAGCGGCGAAGCAAGCCGCCTTCGATCGCGCCCACGACTGGCTGCGCGCGCTGCCGACCGAACACGACATGCAGCGTGAAATCTCCGCGCTATGCGCGCGACATGAGGTCGATGAGACGGCGATCGCCCGCGAGCTATGCTTGTCCTGGGAGGAATTGAAGGCGTTCGCGGCCGATCCCCTGGTGACGATCGGCGCACACACGGTCACGCATTGCAATCTGGCGCGGCTGAGCGAGGAGACCGCCTCGTTCGAACTGGCCACCAGCCGCGCGCGGATCGAAGCCGCGTTGCAGCGGCCGGTGCTTCATCTCGCCTATCCCTATGGCGACCGCGTCGCGGCGGGCCCGCGCGAATTCCGCCTGGCGCAAACCGCCGGCTTCAAGACCGCGGTCACGACGCGGCCGGGCATGGTCTTTCCGGAAAGCGCCGGGCACATGGCTGCGCTGCAGCGGGTTTCGCTCAACGGCAACTACCAGGACGCCCGCATCCTCCCGGTCCTGACTTCAGGCGCCGCCACCGCGATGTGGAACGGCTTTCGCCGCATCGACGCGGCGTAG
- a CDS encoding SDR family oxidoreductase, translated as MFKDLFSLNGRVALITGGSRGIGKMIAAGFLAQGAAKVYITARKAGPCEATAKELTAAYDGECIALPIDISTVEGCNKLAGEFIKLEPKLDILVNNAGAAWGAEFDEFPENGWDKVMDLNVKSLFFLTKALAKPLRAAASHERPAKVINIASIDGIFVNPGETYSYGASKAAVIHLTRRMATKLVKDNINVTAIAPGAFASDMNRAARDQSDELAKRIPSRRIGTVEDMAGIAIYLASRAGDYVVGNTIAVDGGVVYANAGLEISG; from the coding sequence ATGTTCAAGGATCTGTTTTCGCTCAACGGCCGCGTCGCGCTGATCACGGGCGGCTCGCGCGGGATCGGCAAGATGATCGCGGCCGGCTTTCTCGCGCAGGGCGCGGCGAAGGTCTACATCACCGCGCGCAAGGCCGGTCCCTGCGAGGCGACCGCGAAGGAGTTGACCGCCGCCTATGACGGCGAATGCATCGCGCTGCCGATCGACATCTCGACCGTCGAAGGCTGCAACAAGCTCGCCGGCGAATTCATCAAGCTGGAGCCGAAGCTCGACATCCTCGTCAACAATGCCGGCGCGGCGTGGGGCGCCGAGTTCGATGAATTCCCGGAAAACGGCTGGGACAAGGTCATGGACCTCAACGTCAAGTCGCTGTTCTTCCTGACCAAGGCGCTGGCAAAACCGCTGCGCGCCGCGGCCTCGCACGAGCGGCCCGCCAAGGTGATCAACATCGCCTCGATCGACGGCATCTTCGTCAACCCGGGCGAGACCTATTCCTACGGTGCGAGCAAGGCGGCCGTGATCCATCTGACGCGGCGCATGGCGACAAAGCTGGTCAAGGACAATATCAACGTCACCGCGATCGCGCCGGGCGCGTTCGCGTCCGACATGAACCGCGCCGCGCGCGACCAGTCGGACGAACTCGCCAAGCGCATTCCCTCGCGGCGCATCGGAACCGTCGAGGACATGGCAGGCATTGCGATCTACCTCGCCTCGCGCGCCGGTGACTACGTCGTCGGCAACACCATCGCGGTCGATGGCGGCGTGGTGTACGCGAACGCCGGGCTGGAGATTTCGGGGTAA
- the boxB gene encoding benzoyl-CoA 2,3-epoxidase subunit BoxB codes for MNVDYSTKIPNNVNLSEDRQVLKALEGWHPGYMDWWGDMGPEGFQQSLVYLRTAYSVDPRGWAKFDYVKMPEYRWGILLAPQEENRVIPFGENYGKPAWQEVPGEHRATLRRLIVIQGDTEPASVEQQRHLGKTAPSLYDLRNLFQVNVEEGRHLWAMVYLLQKYFGRDGREEADDLLRRRSGDADSPRMLGAFNEATPDWLSFFMFTYFTDRDGKMQLHSLAQSGFDPLSRTCRFMLTEEAHHMFVGETGISRVVQRTCEAMREAGITDPTDVAKVRALGVIDLPTIQKKLNLHYSLSLDLFGSEVSTNAANAFNAGIKGRYKETQIDDDHQLKNATYPVLKLVDGVIKRVDEPALTALNMRLRDDYTQDCVKGLLRWNKVISTAGYQFKLALPDVAFHRQIGEFKNIHATPDGILIDDATWNARKNEWLPSSNDGDFIASLMKPVTEVGAYANWISPPKVGIDNKPGDFEYVKIET; via the coding sequence ATGAACGTCGACTACTCGACCAAGATTCCCAACAACGTCAATCTCAGCGAAGACCGCCAGGTGCTGAAGGCGCTCGAGGGCTGGCATCCCGGTTACATGGACTGGTGGGGCGACATGGGGCCGGAAGGCTTTCAGCAGTCGCTGGTCTATTTGCGCACCGCCTATTCGGTCGACCCGCGCGGCTGGGCCAAGTTCGACTATGTGAAGATGCCGGAATATCGCTGGGGCATCCTGCTGGCGCCGCAGGAAGAGAACCGCGTGATTCCCTTTGGCGAGAATTACGGCAAGCCGGCCTGGCAGGAAGTCCCCGGCGAACACCGCGCCACGCTGCGCCGCCTGATCGTGATCCAGGGCGACACCGAGCCCGCTTCGGTCGAACAGCAGCGCCATCTCGGCAAGACCGCGCCCTCGCTCTACGACCTGCGCAACCTGTTCCAGGTCAATGTCGAGGAAGGCCGCCATCTCTGGGCGATGGTTTACCTGCTGCAAAAGTATTTCGGCCGCGACGGCCGCGAGGAGGCGGACGATTTGTTGCGCCGCCGCTCCGGCGACGCCGACAGCCCACGCATGCTCGGCGCCTTCAACGAGGCGACGCCGGACTGGCTGTCGTTCTTCATGTTCACCTACTTCACGGACCGTGACGGCAAGATGCAGCTGCATTCGCTGGCGCAGTCCGGCTTCGATCCGCTGTCGCGCACCTGCCGCTTCATGCTGACCGAAGAGGCGCATCACATGTTCGTCGGCGAGACCGGCATCAGCCGCGTCGTGCAGCGTACCTGCGAGGCGATGCGCGAAGCCGGCATCACCGATCCCACCGATGTCGCCAAAGTGCGCGCGCTCGGCGTCATCGACCTGCCGACCATCCAGAAGAAGCTGAACCTGCATTACTCGCTGTCGCTCGATCTGTTCGGCTCGGAGGTCTCGACCAACGCCGCGAACGCCTTCAATGCCGGCATCAAGGGGCGCTACAAGGAAACCCAGATCGACGACGACCACCAGCTCAAGAACGCCACCTATCCGGTGCTCAAGCTGGTCGACGGCGTGATCAAGCGCGTAGACGAGCCGGCGCTGACCGCGCTCAACATGCGGCTGCGCGACGACTACACGCAGGATTGCGTCAAGGGCCTGCTGCGCTGGAACAAGGTGATCTCGACCGCGGGCTATCAGTTCAAGCTGGCGCTGCCGGACGTCGCATTCCACCGCCAGATCGGCGAATTCAAGAATATCCACGCGACACCCGACGGCATCCTGATCGACGACGCCACTTGGAATGCCCGCAAGAACGAGTGGTTGCCGTCAAGCAACGACGGCGACTTCATCGCCTCGCTGATGAAGCCGGTCACTGAAGTGGGTGCCTACGCCAACTGGATCTCGCCGCCGAAGGTCGGCATCGACAACAAGCCCGGCGATTTCGAGTACGTGAAGATCGAGACGTGA
- the boxC gene encoding 2,3-epoxybenzoyl-CoA dihydrolase → MAGEDRVLAGGAKYIDFQTDPSRYRHWKLGVEGDVATLTMDVDENGGLFEGYQLKLNSYDLGVDIELADVVQRLRFEHPEVKAVVMRSGKNRVFCAGANIRMLAGATHAHKVNFCKFTNETRNGLEDSSENSGQRFITVVNGTAAGGGYELALATDHIIMADDGAAAVSLPEVPLLAVLPGTGGLTRVVDKRKVRRDHADFFCTIEEGIKGKRAVAWRLVDEIVPNSKLEGKVADRAREFAAASKRNGNGKGITLSPLNRTIDDSGIRYGLVNVDIDRAARIATISIKAPEAAPPADIDGLIAQGASFWPLQVARELDDAILHLRINELELAMLVFKSHGDAANVVACDAFLEANKAHWLVNEIRHYWKRVLKRIDVTSRTLVTLVEPGSCFAGTLAELVFAADRSYMLIGSRQGDNRAPPAIQLTAMNFGPYPMSHGLTRLQSRFQADPSDLERAEATIGTTLDAEEAEELGLVTFALDDIDWDDEVRVFLEERTSFSPDGLTGMEANLRFVGPETMESKIFSRLTAWQNWIFQRPNAVGEDGALRRYGTGQKAQFDMTRV, encoded by the coding sequence ATGGCCGGCGAAGATCGCGTCCTCGCGGGCGGCGCGAAATACATCGATTTCCAGACCGATCCGTCGCGCTACCGGCACTGGAAGCTGGGGGTCGAGGGCGACGTCGCGACGTTGACCATGGACGTTGACGAGAATGGCGGCCTGTTCGAGGGCTATCAGCTTAAGCTGAATTCCTACGATCTCGGCGTCGACATCGAGCTGGCCGACGTCGTGCAGCGGCTGCGCTTCGAGCATCCCGAGGTGAAGGCGGTGGTGATGCGTTCGGGCAAGAACCGGGTGTTCTGCGCCGGCGCCAATATCCGCATGCTGGCGGGCGCCACACACGCCCACAAGGTCAATTTCTGCAAGTTCACCAACGAGACCCGCAACGGCCTGGAAGACTCTTCCGAAAATTCCGGACAGCGCTTCATCACCGTCGTCAACGGCACCGCGGCCGGCGGCGGCTATGAATTGGCGCTGGCGACCGATCACATCATCATGGCTGACGACGGCGCCGCCGCGGTGTCGCTGCCGGAAGTGCCGCTGCTGGCGGTGCTGCCCGGCACCGGCGGCCTGACGCGCGTCGTCGACAAGCGGAAGGTGCGCCGCGATCATGCGGATTTCTTCTGCACCATCGAGGAAGGCATCAAGGGCAAACGCGCCGTCGCATGGCGGCTGGTCGACGAGATCGTGCCGAACAGCAAACTGGAAGGCAAAGTCGCCGATCGCGCCAGGGAGTTTGCCGCCGCCTCGAAGCGCAACGGCAATGGCAAGGGCATCACGCTTTCGCCGCTCAACCGCACCATCGACGACAGCGGCATCCGCTACGGTCTTGTCAATGTCGACATCGATCGCGCTGCGCGGATCGCGACCATCTCGATCAAGGCGCCGGAGGCCGCGCCGCCCGCCGATATCGACGGCCTGATCGCGCAGGGTGCGTCGTTCTGGCCGCTGCAGGTGGCGCGCGAGCTCGACGACGCCATCCTGCACCTGCGCATCAACGAGCTCGAACTCGCGATGCTGGTGTTCAAGAGCCATGGCGATGCCGCCAATGTGGTGGCCTGCGACGCCTTCCTCGAAGCCAACAAGGCGCACTGGCTGGTCAACGAGATCAGGCACTACTGGAAGCGGGTGCTGAAGCGCATCGACGTCACCTCGCGCACGCTGGTGACGCTGGTCGAGCCCGGCTCGTGTTTTGCCGGCACGCTCGCCGAACTCGTGTTCGCCGCCGATCGCTCCTACATGCTGATCGGGTCGCGCCAGGGCGACAACCGTGCGCCGCCCGCGATCCAGTTGACCGCGATGAATTTCGGTCCCTATCCGATGAGCCATGGCCTGACGCGGCTGCAGTCGCGCTTTCAGGCCGATCCGTCCGATCTGGAGCGCGCGGAGGCGACCATCGGCACGACGCTCGATGCGGAAGAGGCCGAAGAACTCGGTCTCGTTACCTTCGCGCTCGACGACATCGACTGGGACGACGAGGTGCGGGTGTTCCTGGAGGAGCGCACGTCGTTCTCGCCCGACGGACTCACCGGCATGGAAGCCAATCTGCGCTTCGTCGGTCCCGAGACCATGGAATCGAAAATCTTCTCGCGCCTGACGGCGTGGCAGAACTGGATCTTTCAGCGCCCCAACGCGGTCGGCGAAGACGGCGCGCTGCGCCGCTACGGCACCGGCCAGAAGGCGCAGTTCGATATGACGCGGGTTTAA
- a CDS encoding alpha/beta fold hydrolase, with translation MTTLSPTGFLTIGAAHLEYRMIGPSPEHGPTIVMLHEGLGSAGLWGDFPEKLQAATGAGVFAYSRVGYGHSTPAKLPRPLDYMHVEALDVLPKLLDKIGFRRGMLLGHSDGASIAAIYAGSNEDHRIQGLALIAPHFIVEDVSVASIAEIKTAYETTNLKEKLSRWHKDVDNAFYGWNGAWLDPKFREWDISEYLAYIRVPIAILQGEKDQYGTMRQVEIAQQECYCPVDVTVLAGAGHSPHREAAGETLAVIADFAAAALRADGASAA, from the coding sequence ATGACCACCCTTTCCCCCACGGGCTTCCTCACCATCGGCGCCGCCCATCTCGAATACCGCATGATCGGCCCGTCGCCAGAGCATGGGCCGACCATCGTCATGCTGCATGAAGGCCTTGGCTCCGCCGGGCTATGGGGGGACTTTCCGGAAAAGCTTCAGGCTGCGACCGGCGCCGGCGTATTCGCTTATTCGCGCGTCGGTTACGGCCATTCGACGCCGGCAAAGCTGCCGCGGCCGCTCGACTATATGCATGTCGAGGCGCTCGACGTGCTGCCAAAACTGCTCGACAAGATCGGCTTTCGCCGCGGCATGCTGCTCGGCCATTCCGACGGCGCCTCGATTGCGGCGATCTATGCCGGCTCGAACGAGGATCATCGTATCCAGGGCCTGGCGCTGATCGCCCCGCATTTCATCGTCGAGGATGTTTCGGTGGCCTCGATCGCAGAGATCAAGACTGCTTACGAGACCACCAACCTCAAAGAGAAGCTGTCGCGCTGGCACAAGGATGTCGACAACGCCTTCTATGGCTGGAACGGCGCGTGGCTCGATCCGAAATTCCGCGAGTGGGATATCTCCGAATACCTCGCCTATATCCGCGTGCCGATAGCGATCCTCCAGGGCGAAAAGGATCAGTACGGCACCATGCGTCAGGTCGAGATCGCGCAGCAGGAGTGCTATTGCCCGGTCGATGTCACTGTCCTTGCCGGCGCTGGCCATTCCCCCCACCGCGAGGCGGCGGGCGAGACGCTGGCGGTGATCGCCGATTTCGCGGCAGCGGCGCTCCGGGCGGACGGTGCCTCGGCGGCCTGA